One window from the genome of Pyrus communis chromosome 16, drPyrComm1.1, whole genome shotgun sequence encodes:
- the LOC137719725 gene encoding cyclic nucleotide-gated ion channel 1-like, with amino-acid sequence MENSAMQPEDELSCIWKKKKTPKPDESFDKKYWKKIFVSSCLCAVLLDPLFLYVPILKDDIKCLMLDPKLKIVVLLLRSLIDFFYLMDIIIQIYRSENYSSLINELNPRQHWLNFNFVLKSCVPRIAKTIWASYDILIDIVALLPLPQVAILIFFSKMSDLRYLTTTRMVLMNVFALLQYVPRFLRIYLLFKEIQKMEEIRKTSIWIKGVLNFSMYIIASHVAGALWYFFAIQRMMICWHSACRKNDGCDNRMFGCHDHHFFRNTTILNDLCPVSVGDNSSDTMFFDFGIFATVLKYGIVGSTSYFKKFLNCFWWGLRNLSSFGSNLEPSADGWENLYAVFISISGLLLFLYLIGNLQVCLKTFSYVYH; translated from the exons ATGGAAAACTCTGCTATGCAACCTGAAGATGAATTAAGTTGCAtatggaagaaaaagaaaactccAAAACCTGATGAGTCTTTCGATAAGAAATATTGGAAGAAAATATTTGTATCATCGTGTTTGTGTGCTGTCCTATTGGATCCCTTGTTCCTCTACGTTCCCATTCTGAAGGATGATATCAAGTGCCTTATGTTAGATCCAAAGTTGAAGATAGTCGTTCTTCTTTTAAGATCACTCATAGATTTTTTCTATTTAATGGACATCATTATTCAAATTTATAGATCTGAGAACTATTCGAGTTTAATCAATGAACTTAACCCAAGACAACATTGgctgaattttaattttgtgcTGAAATCTTGTGTGCCAAGAATAGCCAAGACAATATGGGCGTCATATGATATCTTAATTGACATTGTAGCTCTTCTTCCCCTTCCACAG GTGGCAATCCtcattttcttctcaaaaatGAGTGACTTAAGATATTTGACTACAACAAGGATGGTTCTTATGAATGTTTTCGCTCTGTTGCAATATGTGCCACGATTTCTTCGCATCTATCTCTTATTTAAAGAAATCCAAAAAATGGAGGAGATTAGAAAGACTTCGATATGGATTAAAGGTGTTCTCAATTTCTCTATGTACATCATTGCTAGTCAT gTAGCCGGAGCCCTGTGGTATTTTTTTGCTATTCAACGAATGATGATTTGTTGGCATTCTGCATGTCGAAAAAATGATGGATGTGATAACAGAATGTTTGGTTGTCATGATCACCACTTCTTTAGAAATACCACAATTCTAAATGATTTATGCCCTGTTAGTGTTGGTGACAATTCATCAGACACAATGTTCTTTGATTTTGGTATATTTGCTACTGTGCTTAAATATGGTATTGTGGGATCAACCAGTTATTTCAAAAAGTTCTTGAACTGTTTCTGGTGGGGTTTGCGAAATTTAAG TTCCTTTGGTTCAAATCTTGAGCCAAGTGCTGATGGATGGGAGAATCTCTATGCGGTTTTTATTTCCATAAGTGGCTTGCTTCTGTTTTTATATCTCATCGGAAATTTACAGGTTTGCTTAAAAACCTTTTCGTATGTCTATCATTAA
- the LOC137720665 gene encoding protein MAEA homolog, protein MEIDSLPNGTAASPGPTLGPVPTAATPPPSSKLSHLADSLKLEHQFLRVPFEHYKKTIRANHRVVEKEISSVINGVSEAADRDNMSSDDAVNHLSSLVSRLQGLKRKLEEGSKTEHLQAQRCRARLDHLESADVESLSEWNDTRVNRILVDYMLRMSYYDTAVKLAESRNIQDFVDIDVFQEAKKVIEALQNKEVGPALAWCAENKSRLKKSKSKFEFQLRLQEFIELVRAENNFQAITYAQKYLAPWGTTHMKEFQRVFVTVAYKSTTECAPYKVLFEPKQWDYLVDQFKQEFCKLYGMTLEPLLNIYLQAGLSALKTPYCYDDDCTKEDPLSQEGFRKLALPLPYSKQHHSKLVCYITKELMDTENPPQVLPNGYVYSTKALEEMARKNDGKITCPRTGLVCNFTDLVKAYIS, encoded by the exons aTGGAAATCGATTCCCTCCCCAACGGTACCGCCGCGTCGCCGGGACCGACCCTAGGACCCGTCCCCACCGCCGCAACCCCTCCTCCTTCCTCGAAACTGAGCCACCTCGCCGACTCCCTGAAGCTGGAGCACCAGTTCCTCAGAGTCCCCTTCGAGCACTACAAGAAGACGATCCGCGCCAACCACCGCGTCGTGGAGAAGGAGATTTCCTCCGTTATTAACGGCGTCTCCGAAGCCGCTGACCGGGACAACATGTCGTCGGACGACGCCGTGAATCATCTCAGCTCCCTCGTTTCCAGGCTGCAGGGGCTTAAACGAAAG TTGGAAGAGGGGAGTAAGACGGAGCACTTGCAGGCGCAGAGGTGCCGGGCTCGGCTTGATCATTTAGAATCGGCAGATGTGGAGAGTCTGTCTGAATGGAATGACACACGTGTGAACCGGATACTTGTGGACTACATGTTGCGGATGTCTTATTATGATACGGCAGTGAAGCTGGCAGAAAGCAGAAATATTCAG GATTTTGTTGATATTGATGTATTCCAAGAAGCAAAAAAGGTTATTGAAGCCCTTCAGAATAAGGAGGTAGGCCCTGCCCTAGCCTGGTGTGCCGAGAACAAGTCACGGTTAAAGAAATCTAAG AGTAAATTCGAGTTTCAGCTGAGACTTCAAGAGTTTATAGAGTTGGTACGAGCTGAAAATAACTTCCAAGCGATCACATATGCTCAAAAGTACCTAGCACCATGGGGAACTACTCATATGAAAGAATTCCAGCGGGTCTTTGTAACAGTAGCTTATAAGAGTACTACAGAATGTGCTCCGTACAAG GTTTTATTTGAGCCAAAGCAATGGGATTACCTGGTTGACCAATTCAAACAGGAATTCTGCAAGTTATATGGCATGACGCTTGAGCCTTTGCTGAATATTTATCTGCAAGCAGGCCTGTCTGCTCTTAAAACCCC ATACTGTTATGATGATGATTGCACCAAGGAGGATCCGCTATCACAGGAGGGTTTCCGGAAACTAGCCTTGCCCTTACCTTATTCTAAGCAGCATCATTCGAAGCTTGTTTGCTACATAACTAAGGAACTAATGGACACAGAGAACCCACCGCAAGTCTTGCCCAACGGCTATGTCTACAGCACTAAG GCTCTTGAAGAAATGGCGAGGAAGAATGATGGTAAGATTACTTGTCCAAGGACAGGATTGGTATGCAATTTCACAGATCTGGTGAAGGCATATATATCATGA